From the genome of Deinococcus sp. JMULE3, one region includes:
- a CDS encoding S1C family serine protease, whose protein sequence is MKGKGVGVLLVLVGLGLGATVLRDGVPLGAAQQGAAPAQATAPLDEPGAHLQNEQNTIDVVSRFEPGLVFISTEEVVPQDPFAMMFGGGQEEVQRGVGSGFFVNDAGDILTNYHVVAGEGSGGAAAKITVRVMGQEASVPAEVVGLAPQYDLALIRAPGLKKDLIRPIPLGDSASLKVGQKAIAMGAPFGLDFSVTEGIVSSTARQIPIGFGGVSGQGITQKAIQTDAAINPGNSGGPLLDSGGRVIGINTQIYSPAGQGGGVGQSAGVGFAIPIDTARNLLPRLQAAQGGEVNAPDIGIRGGLAVQSRQGLLPVGLSVLSSAGKRQLGLPDQGLVVGQVLPGTPAARAGLRAGTERQQFRGGLILLGGDVITRADGEPVDALEDLQAALIDKKEGDTVTLTVVRGEATREVQLTLDASSFTVRTGQ, encoded by the coding sequence ATGAAGGGTAAGGGTGTGGGGGTGCTGCTGGTGCTGGTGGGTCTGGGGCTGGGCGCGACGGTGCTGCGGGATGGGGTGCCGCTGGGCGCGGCGCAGCAGGGGGCGGCCCCGGCGCAGGCGACCGCGCCGCTGGACGAGCCGGGTGCGCACCTTCAGAACGAGCAGAACACGATCGACGTGGTCAGCCGCTTTGAGCCGGGGCTGGTGTTCATCAGTACCGAGGAGGTCGTGCCGCAGGACCCGTTCGCGATGATGTTCGGTGGCGGGCAGGAGGAGGTGCAGCGCGGCGTGGGCAGCGGGTTCTTCGTGAACGACGCGGGGGACATCCTGACGAACTACCACGTGGTGGCGGGCGAGGGGTCGGGCGGCGCGGCGGCGAAGATCACCGTGCGCGTGATGGGTCAGGAGGCCAGCGTGCCCGCCGAGGTGGTGGGCCTCGCGCCGCAGTACGATCTGGCGCTGATCCGCGCGCCGGGCCTGAAGAAGGACCTGATCCGCCCGATTCCGCTGGGGGACAGCGCCTCGCTGAAGGTGGGGCAGAAGGCGATCGCGATGGGCGCGCCGTTCGGGCTGGATTTCAGTGTCACGGAGGGCATCGTGAGTAGCACCGCCCGGCAGATCCCGATCGGGTTCGGCGGGGTCAGCGGGCAGGGCATCACGCAGAAGGCCATTCAGACGGACGCGGCGATCAACCCGGGCAACAGCGGGGGGCCGCTGCTGGACAGCGGTGGGCGGGTGATCGGCATCAACACGCAGATCTACTCCCCGGCGGGTCAGGGGGGCGGCGTGGGCCAGAGTGCCGGGGTTGGTTTCGCCATTCCGATCGACACGGCAAGGAACCTCCTGCCCAGGCTGCAGGCGGCGCAGGGGGGCGAGGTGAACGCGCCGGACATCGGCATCCGGGGTGGGCTGGCGGTGCAGAGTCGCCAGGGTCTGCTGCCGGTGGGCCTGAGTGTGCTGTCCAGTGCCGGGAAGCGGCAGCTGGGCCTGCCGGATCAGGGACTGGTGGTGGGGCAGGTCCTGCCGGGCACCCCGGCGGCCCGGGCGGGACTGCGGGCGGGCACCGAGCGGCAGCAGTTCCGGGGGGGGTTGATCCTGCTGGGCGGGGACGTGATCACCCGCGCGGACGGCGAACCGGTGGACGCGCTGGAGGACCTGCAGGCGGCGCTGATCGACAAGAAGGAGGGGGACACCGTGACGCTGACGGTGGTTCGGGGCGAGGCGACGCGTGAGGTACAACTGACGCTGGACGCTTCGTCGTTCACGGTCCGCACCGGGCAGTGA